A part of Chloroflexota bacterium genomic DNA contains:
- a CDS encoding histone deacetylase, whose amino-acid sequence MMDEKQNQVFYTYQAAPEHSYPGHPESPERFRVFEDWLRDSSFPGMQQLNYQPATLGDLVLGHTQRMLEALQEECRFGAHEIEHAPTYVTPASFQAALGAAGATLAVSRKVINEDGGMGFAIVRPPGHHAAREQAMGFCLFNNLAIAAADAVISGVGKVAIFDFDAHHGNGIEDIFWNTEQVGYCSIHEQGLYPGTGEIEAAPHAPGRLINLPVPAFSGTKVFEQLFDQVVTPWLEAFQPDMLFVAAGYDAHFSDPLTSLTMNTQGFFNITQKLVDLADRLTGGKMVLALEGGYDALALSDNLQASLAALCGEDEYSDHYGKGPDQSRTIAPLIETVRKNHNL is encoded by the coding sequence ATGATGGACGAAAAACAAAACCAAGTCTTCTATACTTATCAGGCAGCGCCGGAACATTCTTACCCCGGCCATCCCGAATCCCCTGAACGTTTCAGGGTTTTTGAGGATTGGCTGAGGGATTCATCCTTCCCAGGCATGCAACAATTGAATTATCAACCTGCGACCCTGGGCGACCTCGTCCTGGGACATACCCAGCGCATGCTTGAGGCTTTGCAGGAAGAATGCCGGTTTGGTGCACACGAGATTGAGCATGCGCCAACATATGTGACGCCTGCCAGTTTTCAGGCGGCGCTTGGTGCCGCAGGAGCGACCTTGGCCGTCAGCCGCAAAGTGATTAATGAGGATGGTGGTATGGGATTTGCCATCGTGCGCCCGCCAGGCCACCATGCTGCGCGGGAGCAGGCGATGGGGTTTTGCTTGTTCAATAACCTCGCGATCGCTGCGGCAGACGCTGTGATCAGCGGGGTGGGCAAGGTGGCGATCTTTGACTTTGATGCCCATCATGGGAATGGCATTGAGGATATCTTTTGGAATACTGAACAAGTGGGATACTGCTCAATCCATGAACAGGGGCTTTATCCGGGCACAGGGGAAATTGAAGCTGCTCCCCATGCCCCTGGACGGCTGATCAACCTTCCCGTCCCGGCTTTTTCCGGCACAAAGGTCTTTGAGCAGCTTTTTGATCAGGTGGTGACCCCCTGGCTGGAAGCATTTCAGCCTGATATGCTGTTCGTTGCCGCCGGATATGACGCTCATTTTTCGGACCCGCTCACAAGCCTCACCATGAATACCCAGGGCTTTTTCAACATCACACAAAAGCTGGTTGATTTGGCGGACAGGTTGACAGGCGGCAAAATGGTGCTTGCACTGGAGGGAGGCTATGATGCCCTCGCCCTGAGTGATAACCTCCAGGCTTCTCTGGCCGCGCTGTGTGGTGAGGATGAATATTCAGATCATTATGGTAAGGGGCCGGACCAATCCAGGACGATTGCGCCTTTGATTGAGACGGTTCGGAAAAACCATAACTTATAG
- the prmC gene encoding peptide chain release factor N(5)-glutamine methyltransferase, whose protein sequence is MNLKQIRADIQTSLAENDFETPGNISLLLFSHLLNKPKAWVLAHPEFEITTDEHHALQAALDQLLQGVPLPHLLGEWEFFGRSFIVSPNVLIPRPETELLVERALTLAAEMDHPRIVDVGTGSGAIALTLAAELPQAKVIAIDISRPTLRIARQNAQKHFNKPFPLVQGNLLQPLSGPFDLICANLPYIPTRTLQDLPVAQWEPVLALDGGPSGLDLIEALLHQALSRIAPSGCILLEIESSLGAETLSLAKSVFPIAEIHLHQDLTGNDRLVEIEFP, encoded by the coding sequence ATCAACCTGAAGCAGATTCGGGCGGACATCCAGACTTCCCTGGCGGAAAATGATTTTGAAACGCCGGGTAACATCAGCCTGCTCCTGTTCAGCCATCTGCTGAATAAACCCAAGGCCTGGGTCCTCGCCCATCCTGAATTTGAAATTACTACAGATGAACATCACGCCCTGCAAGCAGCTTTAGATCAGCTCCTGCAGGGTGTTCCTTTACCCCACTTGCTGGGTGAGTGGGAATTCTTCGGTCGGTCCTTCATCGTCTCACCAAATGTACTGATCCCCCGCCCGGAGACGGAACTGCTGGTCGAACGAGCCCTCACATTGGCAGCGGAAATGGACCACCCTCGAATCGTCGATGTCGGCACCGGTTCCGGCGCCATCGCCCTCACCCTGGCAGCAGAATTGCCCCAGGCGAAAGTGATCGCCATCGATATCTCCCGGCCTACCCTGCGTATAGCCCGTCAAAATGCTCAAAAGCATTTTAACAAACCTTTCCCCCTCGTTCAGGGCAACCTGCTGCAGCCCCTGTCCGGACCTTTCGACCTGATCTGTGCCAACCTGCCCTATATCCCGACCCGCACCCTGCAAGACCTTCCCGTGGCGCAGTGGGAACCCGTACTGGCGCTGGATGGCGGTCCATCCGGGTTGGACCTGATCGAGGCACTCCTCCACCAGGCTCTCAGCCGCATAGCTCCGTCGGGCTGCATCCTGCTTGAAATCGAATCCAGCCTGGGCGCTGAAACCCTATCCCTGGCAAAATCCGTTTTTCCCATTGCTGAAATCCACCTCCACCAAGACCTGACCGGTAATGACCGACTGGTTGAGATAGAATTCCCCTAG
- a CDS encoding threonylcarbamoyl-AMP synthase → MIETAILAASDPQAIPTASQIIAEGGLIAFPTDTIYGLAGDPFNPDALKKIYQAKERPDEKALPVLIGSLEQFTLLVSALSAEVEAITRTFWPGPLTLVLPKHPNLPPELSAFPTVGVRMPDHPFTLALLHQTGPLATTSANISGGPNPTNAQDVLKQLGGRVDLILDGGPTPGPTASTVADVSSPHYKILREGPISLSDLQNLSRQD, encoded by the coding sequence ATGATCGAAACAGCCATTCTTGCAGCAAGTGACCCCCAGGCAATACCCACAGCATCTCAGATCATCGCTGAGGGCGGTCTGATCGCCTTTCCCACAGACACCATCTACGGTCTGGCCGGAGATCCCTTCAATCCGGATGCGCTTAAAAAGATTTATCAGGCAAAAGAACGGCCGGATGAAAAAGCGCTGCCCGTACTGATCGGCTCACTGGAACAGTTTACCCTTTTAGTCTCAGCTCTCTCCGCAGAGGTTGAAGCCATCACCAGAACCTTCTGGCCAGGGCCACTCACCCTCGTGCTGCCCAAACACCCCAATCTACCTCCGGAACTTTCCGCTTTCCCAACTGTTGGTGTGCGTATGCCGGATCACCCTTTCACCCTGGCCTTGCTGCATCAAACCGGACCGCTGGCGACCACCTCGGCAAATATCTCCGGTGGCCCAAACCCGACCAATGCGCAGGATGTTCTGAAACAACTGGGTGGTCGAGTTGATCTTATCCTGGATGGAGGCCCCACACCTGGGCCCACTGCCTCCACCGTAGCCGATGTTTCCTCACCTCATTACAAAATCTTAAGGGAAGGCCCCATTTCCTTATCTGACCTCCAAAATCTCAGCAGACAGGACTAA
- a CDS encoding nicotinamide-nucleotide amidohydrolase family protein: MQEKIFDISEKLGEALIASSLTIATAESCTGGLLGHLLTSVSGSSAYYLGGVIAYSNAVKEAFLGVRHETLVKYGAVSEQTAKEMAAGTRERIGSDIGISTTGIAGPTGGTLEKPVGLVYIGISTAEKTFAIKCNFKGSRENVKEETARTLLKKTLEMVQEKAEEERKKKILILMSDAGMGHRSASNALRDTFQLMFGEDCEVVINNPLDHPKTPKALHRSQTDYDSIIKHLPDLYKVGYQISDSSLPVTFIEGGLIAALYLPLRDILLKNQPDLVISTFPLYQAPLEAVLAMNNQPRSPLFTTITDLVSVHQLWFDRNITRLAVPTEEVKQLALKAGLKESQIIMTGIPVNPRISQLQQADPNELRRELGWDENLTPILVVGSPRMYNLGDLLPALDQCEAPFQLVLVAGGNEDFHNQLLETEWKHPTHIYNFVDDLPKMMRASGMNVCKAGGLIVTESLASGLPLLLVDALPGQEIGNMEFVVAHGAGEYHTTPEDVQDCITRWFANHEEVLKQIAENAKKIGKPEAAFRIVDEAWKIIQEGPIDTTIKPLQVYRRNLQELLDRFNINLSD, encoded by the coding sequence ATGCAAGAAAAAATATTTGACATTTCAGAAAAACTCGGTGAAGCATTAATCGCCAGTAGCCTCACAATAGCCACCGCAGAATCATGTACTGGCGGCCTTTTGGGACATCTGCTGACCAGTGTCTCAGGTTCCTCCGCCTACTATCTTGGTGGCGTGATCGCCTACAGCAATGCCGTCAAGGAAGCCTTCCTGGGAGTCCGGCATGAGACCCTGGTTAAATATGGCGCCGTGAGCGAACAAACCGCCAAGGAAATGGCAGCCGGGACCCGTGAGCGGATCGGCAGTGATATTGGCATCTCCACTACCGGGATCGCCGGACCAACCGGCGGCACACTGGAAAAACCTGTCGGTCTGGTCTATATCGGGATCAGCACTGCAGAAAAGACGTTTGCCATCAAATGTAATTTCAAGGGCAGCCGCGAAAATGTCAAAGAAGAAACAGCCCGTACACTGTTGAAAAAAACATTGGAAATGGTACAGGAAAAGGCTGAGGAAGAAAGAAAGAAGAAAATCCTGATCCTAATGAGCGATGCCGGAATGGGCCACCGCTCTGCCTCAAATGCGCTTCGGGACACCTTCCAACTTATGTTTGGCGAAGATTGCGAAGTGGTCATAAATAATCCCCTTGACCATCCAAAAACTCCCAAAGCCTTACACAGAAGCCAGACGGATTATGATTCGATCATCAAACATCTGCCCGATCTCTATAAAGTAGGCTATCAAATTAGTGATAGCTCCCTTCCGGTGACTTTCATTGAAGGCGGCCTGATCGCTGCCCTCTACCTCCCCTTGCGGGATATCCTCCTTAAGAATCAACCTGATCTGGTCATATCAACCTTTCCCCTCTATCAAGCCCCTTTGGAAGCTGTGCTGGCGATGAACAACCAGCCCCGGAGCCCTCTCTTCACCACAATTACTGATCTGGTATCCGTACACCAGCTTTGGTTTGATCGCAACATCACCCGTCTCGCTGTTCCCACGGAAGAGGTGAAGCAATTGGCCCTCAAAGCTGGTCTGAAAGAATCTCAAATCATCATGACAGGGATTCCTGTCAACCCCAGGATCAGCCAATTACAGCAAGCTGACCCAAATGAACTACGCCGAGAATTGGGTTGGGATGAGAATCTGACCCCCATTCTGGTGGTGGGCAGTCCCCGGATGTATAACCTCGGTGATCTGCTGCCAGCATTGGATCAATGCGAAGCCCCCTTCCAATTAGTGCTTGTGGCAGGTGGCAATGAAGACTTCCATAATCAACTGCTGGAAACAGAATGGAAGCATCCAACCCATATTTACAATTTCGTCGATGATTTACCCAAAATGATGCGTGCTTCAGGGATGAATGTATGCAAGGCAGGCGGACTGATCGTAACCGAATCACTGGCATCCGGATTGCCCCTGCTGCTGGTGGATGCGCTGCCGGGTCAGGAAATTGGCAATATGGAATTTGTGGTTGCCCATGGAGCTGGCGAATATCATACTACCCCAGAAGACGTCCAGGACTGCATCACTCGCTGGTTTGCCAACCATGAAGAAGTCCTCAAACAGATTGCAGAAAATGCCAAGAAAATCGGCAAACCCGAAGCGGCGTTCAGAATTGTTGATGAAGCCTGGAAAATAATCCAAGAAGGGCCCATTGATACAACTATAAAGCCCCTGCAAGTTTACAGACGTAACCTGCAGGAGCTGTTGGACAGATTCAATATCAATTTATCTGATTAA
- a CDS encoding HlyC/CorC family transporter: protein MPIYVNIILIFVLFFFNAIFAMYEIAMVASRKTRLQQRVEAGSVGAKRTLTLLADPNQQYLSTVQIMITLIDTLAGGIGGATLANPLARQLEHISFLAPQAELIALILVVTVITYFSIVMGELIPKRLAVSKPEAVVVRLSPVIFVMTKIFRPLTKLLSISTNVGLKILHINTDKGPSITEEEIKGFIDEGREIGVIEDAERDMFSGIFRLGDRRVEALMTPRMEMAWIDVNAPKEEIWQQIKEVSHSRVPVAEGNMDNVLGYIQTRDLLGHDMNDSDFNLRDYILEPIYVPENMPALKALENIQTSGVHLAMVVDEFGGITGMVTDYDILEAIVGEIPEDGADRDYMAVQREDGSWLFDGLLVVDELKELLNIHEMVDEDRAGYQTLSGFVMSQLGRIPKTGAKFTYDNYEFEVVDMDGRRVDRVLVTPIAEEA, encoded by the coding sequence ATGCCTATTTACGTCAATATCATTCTTATTTTTGTCCTCTTTTTCTTCAACGCGATTTTTGCAATGTATGAGATCGCGATGGTAGCTTCCCGGAAGACACGCCTGCAGCAGCGGGTGGAAGCCGGCAGTGTGGGTGCGAAACGCACACTGACATTATTAGCCGATCCTAACCAGCAGTACCTGTCCACGGTTCAGATCATGATCACGCTGATCGACACGCTGGCAGGCGGTATTGGTGGTGCCACTTTAGCTAATCCGTTAGCGCGGCAGCTGGAGCATATCTCCTTCCTGGCGCCGCAAGCTGAGTTGATCGCACTGATCCTGGTTGTGACGGTGATCACTTATTTCTCCATTGTGATGGGCGAGCTGATCCCCAAGCGACTGGCGGTGAGTAAACCAGAAGCCGTTGTCGTTCGGCTCTCGCCGGTCATATTTGTGATGACCAAGATCTTCCGGCCGCTCACCAAACTGCTTAGCATTTCGACCAACGTCGGCCTGAAAATCCTTCATATCAACACGGATAAGGGCCCATCCATCACCGAGGAAGAGATCAAGGGCTTTATTGATGAAGGCCGTGAGATTGGTGTGATTGAGGATGCTGAGCGGGATATGTTCTCAGGTATCTTCCGTCTGGGGGACCGGCGGGTGGAAGCATTGATGACCCCCCGCATGGAAATGGCCTGGATTGATGTGAATGCCCCCAAAGAGGAAATCTGGCAGCAGATCAAGGAAGTGTCGCACTCCCGGGTGCCTGTCGCTGAGGGCAATATGGATAATGTCCTTGGCTATATCCAGACCCGGGACCTGTTGGGGCATGACATGAACGATTCGGATTTTAACCTGCGGGATTACATTCTGGAACCGATTTACGTTCCGGAGAATATGCCCGCCTTGAAAGCGCTGGAGAACATCCAGACTAGCGGTGTGCATCTCGCGATGGTTGTGGATGAATTTGGCGGCATCACCGGCATGGTGACGGATTATGATATTTTAGAAGCAATTGTGGGTGAAATCCCCGAGGACGGCGCTGACAGAGATTACATGGCCGTTCAGCGTGAGGATGGCTCCTGGTTATTCGATGGGTTACTCGTCGTGGATGAACTCAAGGAACTTTTAAATATCCACGAAATGGTCGATGAGGATCGTGCAGGCTATCAGACCCTCAGCGGTTTTGTGATGAGCCAGCTGGGGCGAATCCCGAAGACTGGTGCGAAATTCACCTATGATAATTACGAGTTTGAAGTGGTGGATATGGACGGCCGCCGGGTGGACCGGGTATTGGTCACACCCATCGCCGAGGAAGCCTGA
- a CDS encoding GNAT family N-acetyltransferase — protein MAKKPIQPDEISFRPATEADAKVASSLIYATFPQVATFTIGLGSEDRAKAILEKVFTIPGHLLSYEEMTLAVVQGRVVGGLVAYSAKRLPRLDRVTDRLLLKQYKFRGRLAMIVRTWPLVFMKDAKRGDYVIGNLAVRPQYRGRGIGDQLLKYAEKQAKEAGSRRLALRVAIENKTAKKLYNDFGFKTTAMYLETNRRVKVAGAGYRWMVKELSQ, from the coding sequence ATGGCAAAAAAACCTATTCAACCCGACGAGATCAGCTTTCGACCGGCAACAGAAGCGGATGCCAAAGTCGCTAGCTCTCTGATTTATGCGACCTTCCCACAGGTGGCCACCTTTACGATTGGTTTGGGCAGCGAAGACCGTGCCAAGGCAATTCTGGAAAAGGTTTTCACTATTCCCGGTCACCTATTGAGTTACGAAGAAATGACTTTAGCTGTCGTCCAGGGCCGCGTTGTGGGAGGTTTAGTGGCCTATTCAGCAAAAAGGCTGCCTAGGCTGGACCGGGTGACTGACCGCTTGCTCCTCAAGCAGTACAAGTTCCGGGGAAGGCTGGCCATGATCGTTCGCACCTGGCCGCTGGTCTTTATGAAGGATGCCAAAAGGGGGGATTATGTCATCGGTAATTTGGCCGTCAGGCCACAATATCGCGGGCGGGGTATTGGCGATCAGCTCCTGAAATATGCTGAAAAGCAGGCGAAGGAAGCCGGATCGCGTCGCCTGGCACTTCGGGTTGCCATTGAGAACAAGACGGCGAAAAAACTTTATAACGATTTTGGCTTCAAGACCACAGCGATGTACCTGGAAACAAACCGACGGGTGAAGGTGGCTGGGGCGGGGTATCGCTGGATGGTTAAAGAGCTTTCCCAATGA
- the prfA gene encoding peptide chain release factor 1, with protein MLEKLQGIIDRYEEIEQQLTEVGDDYNAAIELSKERSELEPLVTKARDYQSTLDKIKETQSLLTAEDEEMRSLAEMEMEELQEHQATLEDELKSMLVPKDPRDQRNVIMEIRAGTGGDEAGLFAAELYRMYSRYAERQGWKTEIITLHETGIGGIKEANFIIKGKGAYSRLKYESGVHRVQRVPETESQGRIHTSTVTVAVLAEVDDVEINIPDSDISIDVYKSAGAGGQNVQKNATAVRITHIPTGLVVACQDERSQLQNKMRAMSVLKARLYEIEESKRQAEESATRRSQIGTGERSEKIRTYNFPQSRVTDHRVNLSSYNLSGVLDGDIDEFIDELTLVDEAEKLALVEE; from the coding sequence ATGCTTGAAAAACTACAAGGTATCATTGACCGATACGAAGAAATCGAACAGCAGTTGACCGAGGTCGGCGACGACTATAACGCCGCGATCGAGCTTTCCAAGGAACGCTCGGAGCTCGAACCCCTGGTCACCAAGGCGCGCGATTATCAAAGCACGCTTGATAAGATCAAAGAAACCCAATCCCTGCTAACCGCAGAGGATGAAGAAATGCGCTCTCTGGCGGAAATGGAGATGGAAGAACTCCAGGAACACCAGGCCACCCTCGAAGACGAGCTGAAGAGCATGTTGGTCCCCAAAGACCCCCGTGATCAGCGCAACGTCATTATGGAAATCCGCGCAGGCACCGGCGGTGACGAAGCCGGCTTGTTTGCCGCGGAACTCTACCGGATGTACTCCCGCTATGCTGAACGCCAGGGTTGGAAGACTGAAATCATCACCCTGCACGAGACCGGCATTGGCGGTATCAAGGAAGCCAACTTCATTATTAAAGGTAAGGGCGCTTATTCCCGCCTGAAATATGAATCCGGCGTCCACCGGGTGCAGCGCGTACCTGAGACGGAATCCCAGGGGCGCATCCACACCTCCACCGTCACCGTGGCCGTTCTGGCTGAGGTGGATGATGTTGAAATCAACATCCCGGATTCGGATATCTCCATTGATGTCTATAAATCCGCGGGGGCTGGCGGCCAGAACGTTCAGAAGAACGCCACTGCGGTGCGGATCACCCATATTCCCACCGGGCTGGTCGTGGCCTGCCAGGATGAACGCTCCCAGTTGCAGAACAAGATGCGCGCAATGAGTGTCCTCAAAGCCCGTCTCTATGAGATTGAAGAATCCAAACGCCAGGCCGAGGAATCAGCCACCCGCCGTTCCCAGATCGGCACCGGAGAACGCTCCGAAAAAATCCGCACCTACAACTTCCCCCAGAGCCGCGTCACCGATCACCGGGTGAACCTCTCATCCTATAACCTGAGCGGCGTCCTCGATGGCGACATTGATGAATTTATCGACGAACTGACGCTGGTGGACGAAGCGGAAAAACTAGCCCTGGTCGAGGAGTAA
- a CDS encoding histidine phosphatase family protein, whose protein sequence is MLQFYFIRHGQSQNNLTMDTVDRKDYLFQRVEDPKLTDIGKCQAELVAKYLNRPEPEGGNDLQNRKGFGLTHLYCSLMTRAIQTALPISQETGLPLVAWPEVHENGGVFLAERKGEEILWMGLPGKGRSYFETNFPELIIPEDLPEEGWWNKDKEPREEYSVRARSIVEKLLEEHAGTNHRVGIVMHGGIFSRIIGAFFEVTSQSYWIHMNNTAISRIDVRDDGRAMLAYQNKVDHLPDDLIT, encoded by the coding sequence TTGCTGCAATTTTATTTTATTCGTCATGGACAATCTCAAAATAACCTTACGATGGATACGGTGGATCGCAAGGATTACCTCTTCCAACGGGTGGAAGATCCCAAACTGACTGACATCGGAAAATGCCAGGCTGAGTTGGTGGCGAAATATTTAAACCGGCCGGAGCCCGAGGGTGGTAATGACCTGCAAAACCGTAAAGGCTTTGGGCTGACCCATCTCTACTGCTCGCTGATGACAAGGGCGATCCAAACCGCACTGCCCATTTCGCAGGAGACCGGCCTGCCGCTGGTGGCTTGGCCGGAAGTGCATGAAAACGGCGGCGTGTTCCTGGCCGAACGAAAAGGCGAAGAAATTTTGTGGATGGGATTGCCCGGTAAGGGGCGTTCCTACTTTGAAACCAATTTCCCTGAGCTAATCATCCCCGAAGATCTTCCGGAAGAAGGTTGGTGGAACAAGGACAAGGAACCGCGTGAGGAATATAGCGTCAGGGCGCGGTCAATTGTGGAAAAACTGCTTGAAGAACATGCCGGCACGAATCACCGGGTGGGCATTGTAATGCATGGCGGCATTTTCAGCCGGATCATAGGTGCATTCTTTGAGGTCACCTCGCAGTCCTATTGGATTCACATGAATAACACCGCCATCAGCCGGATTGATGTCCGAGATGATGGCCGGGCGATGTTGGCCTATCAGAATAAAGTTGATCATCTGCCAGATGATCTGATCACATAA